CGCTGCGTCGTCGTCCCGGTGGTGCGCTCCTGGCCGTTGTTGTTCAGCGTGTTCATCCTTCTGAGGATAGAGATGCCCATCTTGATCATCCGCTGCCCAGGCGCGTCCGACGCCCGCCGCGGCGCCCTTGGCGCCAGCGCCGCGTTGTACGGCCGGAACGCCGTCGTCTTCGAGCCACGGCCCGGCGACCGATGCGCGCGACGGTAGCCTAGCGGAGGCGTGGGCGTGGTAGGCATagccgacgacgacgaggaggaggcggagatGACCGCGAGCATGGCCTGCGCCATCGCGACGTCGTCGGCCTCGGGGCTCGGGAAGTGGACGTGGCCGTGGACATGGGCAGGGCTGTGCCGGCTAAATGGCACGGGATGCCGCGGACGGGGCGGGTGGGGAAGAGGTGCCGCCGTTAGGTCCCGGGGAGACGTCGTGGTGGACGACGACATGGCCATGGTGCGCAGCAGCGACGTCGAGCCGTCTGCCGGGCTGTCCACGGAGATGgacggaagagaggaggaggaggaggacggccgcgTCGGCGGGAGCTGGAGCAGTTCCTCAAGCAGCGACTGCTGGAAGAAATCCTCCGAGAATATCTGACCGAGGCCGACCTGAAGGTTCATCTGTCCCGCCGGCGTCGACATGCCGACCTCGATCTCGCCGCTTTCGCATCCCATGAAGGCCGCCACCTGCCGCGCGCATAAAGCACTGCTCAGCGTCGTTCAAATGCATGCATGTTATACTCAAGCGAGGGTAATCAGGCAAACCTTAATGCCAGCTTCCTGGTAGAACTGCAGCTGCACCGGCGACGACGCCGAGGCCGCCAGTTCGTGCTCCGACAGCTCCATGTACGCCCGGCCGTCCTCGTAAGCCCACCCTGGCACGCACCCGCTTACGGCCGCGCAGAGCGAACCCCGGTATGCGTCGAACAGAGCGCGCTCGCGGTCGACGTCACCGCTGCCGCCATCGCCGAGCCATGCGTCCAGGCACAACAGCTGGCGACGAGCTCTGCTCATGGTTGCATTGCGTGCATTCAGGCGTTGCATGTAAGAGACGACCCATCCGAAGCAGCAAATAACTACTAATTGAAATCGAGGAGCACATGCTTAATTACCTGTTGGCGGCGGTGAAAGGAGGAGTAGGACGGTGGCCGCCGGCCGGAATCGGCGCCCAGACGCAGAGGTAGGCGCAGGCGGGGACGCGCGACGCCGCTTGCTGGAGGATGCGCAGCCGGGATTCCTGGCCAAGCACGAAAAGCGTGTCCATCATATTCCCGAAGCGGCATGCCGAGAGATCGCCACCGCGGTGTCCTCCATTGCCTCCCGACGTCGATGATCGATGATGGTTCGTTGTCGCTGCCGTCGTAGACGTCTCATCCATGGGTATTATATATACGATGGAATCGGTCGGGGTGGCGATGCAAATgtgtatgcatgcatgcatgtgtggaCGTGAGTGGAGGGAAAAGTATTAGAGTAGCAGTACCagctagtagtagtagtatagtGCGGTTGGGGAGGGAGCTGGTTTGGCTCCGAGAGAATGGATGGAGACATGGGGCGGGGGGTTGAAAAGTATGAAGATGCTGGAAAGTCGTTCAAAGGTGGTGATGGGCTTCAAAGAGGGTCAAACTAGGGTGGCAACGATGGAGGGGGTTGCTGGATGGTTGATCTTTAGTTCAGCTTCTCAGCTCATCTCACCCTTGGCCTCTCCCAAACTCATATGGGTTAAGGTGTTTTTTTTCCCTCAAATACGCTAAGGTAGCGTATCATTCCATTGATAGATTAGGGTGAGAAGTTACAGGGGCAGCGACCTTTGATGCTGTACACACGAATGGCAACCTCGAAGACGCTAAGTTGAGTAGGGAAGGTTGCTCAGCCTTTACAAGGCTGTACATATGAAGGTGTACTTATGTGCATGTCGTAGCATTTTCAGCGGAAGCCCAAATCTCTCTCAAAAAGATGGGCTCTTCATATCTATATATCAAACCGAGTTTTTTTAATCTCAGAAAATTAATAGAAGAAACGTTCTGCGGGGAGCCTTCTAGCACGGCGCCGGTGGATTTGGCTCATGGACATAAGCGTTTTGGGTTGCCTTGAATGCATGGCATCAGCGTGACATCACTGACAGTGGGGCCCCACCCCTAGTTAGTTTAAATTAAACACCCTATTAAAATATGTGACAATGACATATGTGCCCCATTGACCCTGCATGTGGTGGCTGGATCTGTGCTGTGTAATAAAAGTAATTTACTGTTTAATTCAAATTAAATAAATTTCAGGATTTTCAGAAAATTGAATAAAACTTCATAAATtaatagaaaataatccgtaagtcatgaaaaagttttctacatgtaagttgctcagaaaaacgagacgaatccgaatacgctctCCGTTCATCCGTCACGTAccccctagcatagcgaacatgtaACCATCCCCTCCGTTACATCTGTCCAAAAAATGCAAACTTCGGAAAAACATTCCCGGATGCTTCctcccttcgccggtatcgtgtagcactaCGATAGATCACCCCTAACACTGCGTGTTGTCGTGTCGTGCATCTGTGTTACATTTGTGTGTTTTATatttgtttcttccccctcttctctccggtagacccagAGACCGTTGTTGATGCCACTGTGATCGAccacgtcaccgacgacccttcttcctttacagcagagcttccaggcaagcaaaccccccttgatcattccgatatcgcctattccattctctctcatgcttgcattagattttgccaATGTAATTGTTTGCTTCTAttttgatgcatagcctgcttttgcaACCTgatattgttacctacctgcttatcctaaactgcttactataggttggttagtgatccatcagtgacccctcaCATTGTCcctgttgcccctgcttcatcaccgatggctcgatcaacgtgatcgacgtccAGGGCCCGACACAGTACATCACCCCCTTTGTTGCTCagctctgcagagctactatcgagtgccgacgATGAtacctcataacgcactcctgatgatgactctgtagtgtagctattcgatcgtggtcatcgagggtgattcctccttcaccatgaaggaaatataccctagaggcaataacaaagttattatttatttcctcatatcatgataaatgtttattattcatgctagaattgtattaaccggaaacataatacatgtgtgaatacatagacaaacatagtgtcactagtatgcctctacttgactagctcgttaatcgaagatggttaagtttcctaaccatggacatgagttgtcatttgattaatgggatcacatcattaggagaatgatgtgattgacttgacccattccattaggttagcacttgatcgtttagtatgttgttgttgctatcttcatgacttatacatgttcctatgactatgagattatgcaactcccatttaccggaggaacactttgtgtgctaccaaacgtcacaacgtaaatgggtgattataaaggtactctacaggtgtctccgaaggtacttgttgagttggcatatatcgagattaggatttgccactccgattgtcggagaggtatctctgggcccactcggtgatacacatcactataagccttgcaagcattgtaactaatgagttagttgcgggatgatgtattacggaacgagtaaagagacttgccagtaacgagattgaactaggtattgagataccgatgatcgaatctcgggcaagtaacataccgatgacaaagggaacaacgtatgttgttatgcggtttgaccgataaagatcttcgtagaatatgtgggagccaatatgagcatccaggttccgctattggttatttaccggagacgtgtctcggtcatgtctacatagttctcgaacccgtagggtccgcacgcttaaagttcggtgacgatcggtattatgagtttttgtgttttgattaccaaaggtagttcggagtcccggatatgatcacggacatgacgaggagtctcgaaatggtcgagacataaagatcgatatattagacgactatattcggacaccggaagtgttccgggtggtttcggagaaaaccggaatgccggagggttaccggatcccccccccccgccccggagaaatagtgggccttatgggccttagtggagagagagagagctagcctagggcaggccgcgcgcccctccccctctggtccgaattggactaggagatggcggcggcgcccccctttccttctccctctcctccttcctttccccctcctagtaggagtaggaaagaggggagtcctactcctactaggaggaggaggactcctctTGGCGTGCCCacaaggggccggccggcctcccccttactcctttatatacgggggcagggggcacctctagacacacaagttgatctattgatctctcccagccgtgtgcggtgccccctccaccataatccacctcggtcatatcgtagcagtgcttaggcgaagccctgcgtcgatagcaacatcatcaccgtcatcacgccgtcgtgctgacggaactctcccgtgaagctctgctggatccgagttcgcgggacgtcatcgagctgaacgtgtgctgaactcggaggtgccgtacgttcggtacttgggtcggtctgatcgtgaagacgtacgactacatcaaccgtgttgtgctaacgcttccgctttcggtctacgagggtacgtggacaacactctcccctctcattgctaggcatcaccatgatcttgcgtgtgcgtaggattttttttgaaatttctgcgttccccaacagtggcatccgagccaggtttatgcgtagatgttatatgcacgagtagaacacaagtgagttgtgggcaatacaagtcatactgcttaccagcatgtcatactttggttcggcggtattgttggatgaagcggcccggaccgacattacgcgtacgcttacgcgagactggttctaccgacgtgctttgcacacaggtggctgtcgggtgtcagtttctccaactttagttgaaccgagtgtggctacgcccggtccttgagaaggttaaaacaacactaacttgacgaactatcgttctggttttgatgcgtaggtaagaacggttcttgctcagcccgtagcagccacgtaaaacatgcaacaacaaagtagaggacgtctaacttgtttttgcagggcatgttgtgatgtgatatggtcaaggcatgatgctatattttattgtatgagatgatcatgttttgtaaccgagttatcggcaactggcaggagccatatggttgtcgctttattgtatgcaatgcaatcgccttgtaattgctttactttatcactaagcggtaatgatagttgtagaagcaatagttggcgagacgacaacgatgctacgatggagatcaaggtgtcgcgccagtgacgatggtgatcatgacggtgcttcggagatggagatcacaagcacaagatgatgatggccatatcatatcacttatattgattgcatgtgatgtttatcttttatgcatcttagtttgctttgattgacggtagcattataagatgatctctcactaaatttcaagataaaagtgttatccctgagtatgcaccgttgccaaagtttgtcgtgctgagacaccacgtgatgatcgggtgtgataagctctacgttcatctacaacgggtgcaagccagttttgcacacgcagaatactcaggttaaacttgacgagcctagcatatgcagatatggcctcggaacactgagaccgaaaggtcgagcgtgaatcatatagtagatatgatcaacatagtgatgttcatcattgaaaactactccatctcacgtgatgatcggacatggtttagttgatttggatcacgtgatcacttagatgattagagggatctctatctaagtgggagttcttaagtaatatgattaattgaacttaaatttatcatgaacttgaaggaaatatgccctagaggcaataataaagtattatttatttccttgtatcatgataaatgtttattattcatgctagaattgtattaaccggaaacataatacatgtgtgaatatatagacaaacagagtgtcactagtatgcctctacttgactagctcgttaatcaaagatggttatgtttcctagccatagatatAAGTTGACATTTGATTaatgagatcacctcattaggagaatgacgtgattgacttgacccattccgttagcttagcactcgatcgtttagtatgttgctattgctttcttcatgacttatacatgttcctatgactatgagattatgcaactcccatttaccggaggaacactttgtgtgctaccaaacgtcacaacgtaaatgggtgattataaaggtgctctacaggtgtctccaaaggtacttgttgggttggcgtatttcgagattaggatttgtcactccaattgtcggagaggtatctctgggcccactcggtaatgcacatcactataagccttgcaagcattgtgactaatgagttagttgcgggatgatgtgttacggaaagagtaaagagacttgccggtaacgatattgaactaggtattgagataccgacgatcaaatctcgggcaagtaacataccggtgacaaagggaacaacgtatgttgttatgcggtctgaccgataaagatcttcgtagaatatgtgggagccaatatgggcatccaggtcccgctattggttattgaccggagacgtgtctcggtcatgtctacatagttctcgaacccgtagggtctgcacgcttaacgttacgatgacagttttattgagttttgatgtaccgaaggagttcggagtcccggatgagatcggggacatgacgaggagtctctaaatggccgagacgtaaaaatcgatatattggacgactatattcggacttcggaaaggttccgagtgattcgggtatttttcggagtactggagagttacgggaattcgtattgggccttaatgggccatacgggaaaggagagaaatgcctcaaaaggtggccgcacccctccccatgatctggtccgaattggactagggaaggggggcgcacccttccttctttctcctccccccttcccttctcctactcccacaaggaaaggaggagtcctactcccggtgggagtaggactcccccctatggcgcgcctctccccttggccggctgcctcccccttgctcctttataaacgggggcaggggggcaccccagagacacaacaattgatccttgagatctcttagccgtgtgcggtgccccctccaccatattacacctcgataataccgttgcggagcttaggcgaagccctgcgtcggtggaacatcatcatcgtcaccatgccgtcgtgctgacgaaactctccctcaacactcggttggatcggagttcgagggatgtcatcaagctgaacgtgtgtagaactcggaggtgccgtgcgttcggtacttgatcggtcggatcgtgaagacgtacgactacatcaaccgcattgtgataacgcttccgctttcggtctacgagggtacgtggacaacactctcccctctcgttgctatgcatcaccatgatcttgtgtgtgcgtaggatttttttttgaaattactacgttccccaacagtggcatccgagcctggttttatgcgttgatgctatgcacgagta
The sequence above is a segment of the Aegilops tauschii subsp. strangulata cultivar AL8/78 chromosome 6, Aet v6.0, whole genome shotgun sequence genome. Coding sequences within it:
- the LOC109740397 gene encoding uncharacterized protein, with translation MHACIHICIATPTDSIVYIIPMDETSTTAATTNHHRSSTSGGNGGHRGGDLSACRFGNMMDTLFVLGQESRLRILQQAASRVPACAYLCVWAPIPAGGHRPTPPFTAANRARRQLLCLDAWLGDGGSGDVDRERALFDAYRGSLCAAVSGCVPGWAYEDGRAYMELSEHELAASASSPVQLQFYQEAGIKVAAFMGCESGEIEVGMSTPAGQMNLQVGLGQIFSEDFFQQSLLEELLQLPPTRPSSSSSSLPSISVDSPADGSTSLLRTMAMSSSTTTSPRDLTAAPLPHPPRPRHPVPFSRHSPAHVHGHVHFPSPEADDVAMAQAMLAVISASSSSSSAMPTTPTPPLGYRRAHRSPGRGSKTTAFRPYNAALAPRAPRRASDAPGQRMIKMGISILRRMNTLNNNGQERTTGTTTQRWREEDEEAAPPAPTSSQLHHMISERRRRERLNESFEALRGLLPPGSKKDKATVLANTLDYMNILIAQISELEARNRNLETAAQHQRITNGNSRDRPDQAALQAGGSSKRVQVEVATGSAGASTSSSSFSTGQCREVTIRVAAAGDLSDLVARVLALLKDTAGHRFTVVAVDARQPQGTSDGGIAQASLTLRATAAGEFDEEALKDAVTKAVVGLVTPPSSDEL